A window of Dorea formicigenerans contains these coding sequences:
- a CDS encoding HD domain-containing protein: MLMEKYIEMPRLNAVWNHPLYQKYYRENEKMEHDREFCCHQITHLLDVARIAYIKNLEAGLGIDKELIYTAAILHDIGKALQYTDKIPHEIAGEKIAGEILDTLSENDAFSETERAWILEAVRGHRRKCNGMSEVARLFYECDKRSRNCFACPVKEQCNWSEEEKNMEIKI, from the coding sequence ATGCTGATGGAAAAGTATATAGAGATGCCGCGCCTCAATGCAGTCTGGAATCATCCACTTTATCAGAAGTATTACCGGGAAAATGAAAAAATGGAGCATGACCGTGAATTTTGTTGTCACCAGATTACACACCTTTTGGATGTAGCGCGGATTGCGTATATTAAGAATCTGGAAGCAGGTCTTGGCATTGATAAGGAGTTAATTTACACAGCAGCAATTTTACATGACATTGGAAAAGCTTTGCAGTACACGGACAAGATTCCTCACGAAATTGCAGGTGAGAAGATCGCAGGCGAGATTTTAGATACACTTTCGGAAAATGATGCATTTTCAGAGACGGAACGGGCATGGATATTAGAAGCTGTGCGCGGACATCGCAGAAAATGTAACGGCATGTCGGAGGTGGCAAGACTATTTTATGAGTGTGACAAGCGTTCCAGAAATTGTTTTGCGTGTCCGGTAAAAGAGCAGTGTAATTGGAGCGAAGAAGAGAAGAATATGGAGATAAAGATATGA
- a CDS encoding response regulator, whose product MSLTENHTIAELLYENGKLSAELEAERFMLELITSLSSTELIDDGINNVLCKVGEYTCADRAYVFEINEDYTTTNTYEWCKEGVTPQIDNLKGIPFESMPNWIHLFLQGENILIEELEDIKAEMPQEYGLLKFQNVQTLIAFPISVHEKLMGFVGVDNPDMKKSRLIRRLLSLLGYYIGVAVDAYKKECTKLEMASIKSRQKYRRNIEEIFCGAQIGIWSIIKQEGKEPVMEADANMRELLGLTKGTTSEECYRIWRDNIPSEYTEKVDNCVKETLEKGYADVIYPWHHPTRGKIWIRCGGVRPKDYEGIGVCIRGYHQDITKNIEREMRFRSLKDATSEIYYAIYNINLNTDYMEQISEPNKMYKIANDRGIASEKLMEFCTFQIHEDYQEEMRKFFDLSTLGERLKEKNFVSREYPNKQGIWRCALFIAQEKVPTESVTEVLYVTQIIDDYKQKELAYQQELVKALKEARIANDAKAEFLRKMSHDIRTPINGIMGMLDIEEKNWDDPERLKECHEKMKVTAGNLLHLVNDVLDMNKLETSRLEVEHKPFDIREVLRGCWTDLESQAEKMGLELEKSGVSEIECPHVVGSPMYFRQIFANILSNAVKYNKIHGKITLRVDMVSRTEDDVVYRFSVSDTGIGMNEEFQKHIFETFTQEDTGARTVYRGTGLGMAIAKKLVDALGGTIKIKSKKNVGSTFILVLPFAIDKDYENASVQSEPETPNVEGMHVLLVEDNELNLEIARYLLEEAGVQVIAAKNGQEALDIFEQSREQEIDLILMDIMMPVMDGLEATRRIRTCTHPRGATVPIIAISANAFADDIQKAKNAGMNEHLAKPFEMEKVLRAISRYHKV is encoded by the coding sequence ATGAGTCTGACAGAGAATCATACAATAGCGGAATTATTGTATGAAAATGGAAAGTTAAGCGCAGAACTGGAAGCGGAACGATTTATGCTTGAGCTGATTACAAGTCTCAGCAGTACAGAACTGATCGACGATGGAATCAATAACGTATTATGCAAAGTTGGTGAGTATACATGCGCAGACCGTGCCTATGTATTTGAAATTAATGAAGATTATACAACAACCAATACATATGAATGGTGTAAAGAAGGGGTGACACCACAGATTGATAATCTAAAAGGAATTCCATTCGAGAGTATGCCGAACTGGATACATCTGTTCCTGCAGGGGGAAAATATCCTGATTGAGGAACTGGAAGATATTAAGGCAGAGATGCCCCAGGAATACGGACTTTTAAAGTTCCAGAATGTTCAGACACTGATTGCATTTCCAATTTCTGTCCATGAAAAATTAATGGGTTTTGTGGGCGTAGATAATCCGGATATGAAGAAATCCAGACTGATTCGAAGGCTGCTTTCCCTGTTGGGCTATTATATCGGAGTGGCAGTTGATGCTTACAAGAAAGAATGTACAAAGCTTGAGATGGCCTCTATCAAGTCCAGACAGAAATACCGCAGGAATATAGAAGAAATCTTTTGCGGAGCACAGATTGGTATCTGGTCGATTATTAAGCAAGAGGGAAAAGAACCGGTAATGGAGGCCGATGCAAATATGCGTGAGCTTCTGGGGCTGACGAAAGGTACCACAAGTGAGGAATGTTACCGCATATGGAGAGACAATATTCCATCGGAATATACGGAAAAAGTGGACAACTGTGTGAAAGAAACTTTGGAAAAAGGATATGCTGACGTCATTTATCCGTGGCACCATCCGACTCGTGGAAAAATCTGGATCCGATGTGGAGGAGTGCGGCCGAAAGATTATGAGGGAATCGGAGTCTGCATACGTGGTTATCATCAGGATATTACTAAGAACATCGAGCGGGAAATGCGATTTCGAAGTCTAAAAGATGCAACAAGTGAGATTTATTATGCAATCTATAATATAAATCTGAACACAGATTATATGGAGCAGATTTCTGAACCAAATAAAATGTACAAAATTGCAAATGACAGAGGAATTGCATCTGAAAAGCTGATGGAATTTTGTACATTTCAGATTCATGAAGATTATCAGGAAGAAATGCGAAAGTTCTTTGACTTGTCAACACTGGGGGAACGGTTAAAAGAGAAGAACTTTGTCAGCCGGGAATATCCGAATAAGCAGGGAATCTGGAGATGTGCATTATTTATCGCGCAGGAGAAAGTTCCGACAGAATCCGTAACAGAAGTGTTATATGTGACGCAGATTATTGATGATTATAAGCAGAAAGAGCTGGCTTATCAGCAAGAGCTGGTTAAAGCATTGAAAGAGGCAAGAATTGCTAATGATGCCAAGGCAGAATTCCTTCGGAAAATGTCCCATGATATCCGGACTCCGATCAATGGCATCATGGGTATGCTGGATATTGAAGAGAAAAACTGGGATGATCCAGAAAGATTGAAAGAATGCCATGAAAAAATGAAAGTGACAGCAGGTAATCTTCTGCATCTTGTAAATGATGTGCTGGATATGAACAAATTGGAGACAAGCAGGCTGGAAGTAGAACATAAGCCATTTGATATCCGGGAAGTACTTAGAGGCTGTTGGACAGATCTGGAATCCCAGGCAGAGAAAATGGGACTGGAGTTGGAAAAGAGTGGAGTGTCAGAAATTGAATGTCCACATGTAGTGGGAAGTCCGATGTATTTCCGGCAGATATTTGCAAATATCCTTAGTAATGCAGTAAAATATAATAAAATCCATGGTAAGATCACACTTCGCGTAGATATGGTATCACGGACAGAAGATGATGTAGTGTATCGATTCTCTGTCTCGGATACTGGAATTGGAATGAATGAAGAATTTCAGAAACATATTTTTGAAACATTTACACAAGAGGATACAGGAGCGCGTACGGTTTATCGAGGAACCGGTCTTGGTATGGCAATTGCAAAGAAACTGGTGGACGCTTTGGGCGGCACGATTAAGATAAAGAGTAAAAAGAATGTAGGAAGTACATTTATATTAGTTCTTCCATTTGCAATTGACAAGGATTATGAAAATGCAAGTGTACAGTCAGAGCCGGAGACACCCAATGTGGAAGGTATGCATGTATTGCTTGTAGAAGACAATGAGCTGAATCTGGAAATTGCCCGGTATCTTCTGGAAGAAGCAGGAGTACAGGTGATAGCTGCAAAAAATGGACAGGAGGCACTGGATATCTTTGAACAATCAAGGGAACAGGAGATTGACCTGATTTTGATGGATATTATGATGCCAGTCATGGACGGTCTCGAAGCGACCAGAAGAATTCGTACATGCACTCACCCACGGGGGGCAACTGTACCGATTATTGCAATTTCAGCAAATGCATTTGCTGACGATATTCAGAAAGCAAAAAATGCCGGTATGAATGAGCATCTGGCGAAGCCATTTGAGATGGAGAAGGTGCTTCGTGCGATTTCAAGGTATCACAAGGTGTAG
- a CDS encoding bifunctional folylpolyglutamate synthase/dihydrofolate synthase, with the protein MTYKEARVYLDEMSKYGSVLGLDTIRGLLHELGDPQDDLKFIHIAGTNGKGSVLAYTSTILSEAGYRTGRYVSPTVMSYLEKIQVDGTWISELDFAQSVEKIKEAIASLKAKGEPLPTLFEAETAMAFLYFRKMHCDMVVLETGLGGETDATNIVKNTICAAFATISVDHLGVIGDTLEEIARTKSGIIKPGCAVVSARQTDVVRNVLKKKAEEKNCSYVEAEPKKMKILTDSYDGITFSYKEFEKMHSNLAGQCQRENLATALEIVKQLRTLGYEIPDEAVRDGLAKTVWEGRFTCLRKNPVFIIDGAHNEDAAIKLRTSIERYFKGKEIQLIMGVFQDKEYEKITSILCPLAKKVYTVELPNKARSLSAGKLADCARKYCEEAEAKDSIQSAVESATAACGAGMNNQVIIACGSLSYLGEVKRIVEENRKIEKSE; encoded by the coding sequence GTGACCTACAAAGAAGCAAGGGTATATTTGGACGAGATGTCGAAATACGGAAGTGTACTTGGCTTAGATACGATTCGAGGTCTGTTGCATGAGCTTGGTGATCCACAGGACGATCTTAAGTTCATACATATTGCAGGAACGAATGGCAAGGGCTCTGTGCTTGCGTACACTTCGACTATATTAAGTGAGGCTGGCTACAGAACCGGGCGATATGTTTCTCCGACCGTTATGTCTTATCTGGAGAAAATCCAGGTGGACGGAACATGGATCTCGGAATTGGATTTTGCACAGAGTGTAGAGAAGATAAAGGAAGCGATTGCCAGTCTGAAAGCAAAGGGAGAACCTCTCCCGACGTTATTTGAAGCAGAGACGGCAATGGCTTTTTTGTATTTTCGGAAAATGCATTGCGACATGGTCGTACTTGAGACCGGACTTGGCGGTGAGACGGACGCGACGAATATTGTGAAGAATACCATCTGTGCAGCATTTGCAACCATCAGCGTCGATCATCTTGGTGTGATTGGAGATACGCTGGAGGAGATCGCCCGGACGAAGTCGGGCATTATCAAACCTGGTTGTGCAGTAGTATCCGCGAGACAGACAGACGTTGTGAGAAATGTCCTGAAGAAAAAAGCAGAAGAGAAGAACTGCTCTTATGTAGAGGCAGAGCCAAAGAAAATGAAAATTCTGACGGACAGTTACGATGGAATCACATTTTCTTATAAAGAGTTTGAAAAGATGCATTCAAATCTTGCGGGGCAGTGCCAGAGAGAGAATCTTGCCACAGCGCTTGAGATTGTAAAGCAGTTAAGAACGCTTGGATATGAGATCCCGGATGAAGCAGTGCGGGACGGGCTTGCAAAAACCGTGTGGGAAGGCAGATTTACCTGCCTTAGAAAGAATCCGGTTTTTATCATAGACGGAGCACATAATGAGGACGCTGCGATCAAACTGAGAACATCCATTGAGCGATACTTTAAAGGAAAGGAAATCCAGCTTATTATGGGAGTATTTCAGGATAAGGAGTATGAAAAGATTACAAGTATCCTGTGCCCGCTGGCAAAGAAGGTTTACACTGTAGAACTTCCGAACAAAGCCAGAAGCTTAAGTGCCGGGAAACTTGCGGACTGTGCCAGAAAATATTGCGAAGAAGCAGAAGCAAAAGACAGTATTCAGTCGGCGGTGGAATCAGCGACAGCAGCATGTGGTGCAGGAATGAATAATCAGGTAATCATCGCATGTGGTTCACTTTCTTATCTGGGAGAAGTGAAGCGGATTGTGGAAGAAAATAGAAAAATAGAAAAGAGCGAATAA
- a CDS encoding DUF1294 domain-containing protein, with protein MGFRLFIKNMNKNFIIYLCVINIITFLAFGQDKWKAKNDEWRTSEKTLLGFACIGGSVGAWIGMYVFHHKTRKNEFRYGIPAIFAVQVILTLIRYSGILR; from the coding sequence TTGGGATTTCGTCTTTTTATAAAAAACATGAACAAAAATTTTATCATTTATCTTTGTGTTATTAATATCATTACATTCCTGGCATTTGGCCAGGACAAATGGAAAGCGAAGAATGACGAGTGGCGAACTAGCGAGAAGACTCTTCTTGGGTTTGCATGCATCGGTGGTTCTGTGGGAGCATGGATCGGAATGTATGTATTCCATCATAAGACAAGAAAGAACGAGTTCCGGTATGGGATTCCGGCGATTTTTGCAGTGCAGGTAATCCTTACACTGATTCGATATTCGGGAATCTTGAGGTGA
- the folP gene encoding dihydropteroate synthase, which yields MIIGGKKFDVEHETYVMGILNVTPDSFSDGGKYNGMDQAMEHARQMVEDGADIIDVGGESTRPGHIMITDEEEIARVTPIIEKLKKEFDVPISIDTYKSKVAEAAVQAGADLVNDIWGLKYDKKIAGVIAKYNVACCLMHNRDNTEYSNFLDDFMEDMRECIRLAKAAGIADDKIILDPGVGFGKTYEMNLEIIDKLEIMQKLNYPILLGTSRKSVIGLTLDLPVDQREEGTLVTTVYGVQKGSAFVRVHDVKKNKRAIQMAKALMRDHEV from the coding sequence ATGATTATTGGCGGAAAGAAATTTGACGTAGAGCATGAAACTTATGTTATGGGAATCTTGAATGTAACACCGGATTCCTTTTCTGATGGTGGAAAATATAATGGCATGGATCAGGCAATGGAGCATGCAAGACAGATGGTCGAGGACGGCGCAGACATCATTGATGTAGGAGGCGAGTCTACAAGACCGGGACATATAATGATCACGGATGAGGAAGAAATTGCAAGAGTGACTCCTATCATTGAGAAACTGAAAAAAGAGTTTGATGTGCCAATTTCCATTGATACTTATAAAAGTAAGGTGGCGGAAGCAGCAGTTCAGGCAGGAGCAGATCTTGTGAATGACATCTGGGGATTGAAATACGACAAGAAGATTGCAGGTGTCATTGCAAAATATAACGTTGCCTGCTGCCTGATGCACAACCGTGACAATACAGAATATAGCAATTTCCTGGATGATTTTATGGAGGATATGCGGGAGTGTATACGTCTGGCAAAGGCAGCAGGGATTGCAGATGATAAGATTATTCTGGACCCAGGAGTTGGATTCGGAAAGACTTACGAGATGAATCTGGAGATTATTGACAAATTAGAAATCATGCAGAAGCTCAATTACCCAATCCTTCTTGGAACTTCCAGAAAATCCGTCATTGGTCTGACACTGGATCTGCCAGTCGATCAGCGGGAAGAAGGAACACTCGTGACGACGGTATACGGTGTTCAAAAAGGCAGTGCATTTGTGCGTGTCCATGATGTAAAGAAGAATAAGAGAGCCATTCAGATGGCAAAAGCGCTTATGCGTGACCATGAGGTATAG
- the folE gene encoding GTP cyclohydrolase I FolE, whose product MIDHEKVEQAVRLLLEGIGEDVNREGLIDTPDRIARMYEEIYGGMEEDAATHLSKTFTVDSSEMVVEKDITFYSTCEHHLLPFYGKVHIGYIPDGKVVGLSKLARTVEVFARRLQLQEQLTGQIADALMEHMQAKGAIVMIEAEHMCMTMRGIKKPGSQTVTLARRGVFETDPALEERFFRMLER is encoded by the coding sequence ATGATAGATCATGAAAAAGTAGAACAGGCAGTTCGGCTTTTATTAGAAGGAATAGGTGAAGATGTGAACCGGGAGGGGCTTATTGACACTCCGGACCGGATTGCAAGAATGTATGAAGAGATATACGGCGGCATGGAAGAAGATGCAGCAACACATTTGTCCAAGACATTTACAGTAGACAGCAGTGAGATGGTTGTGGAAAAAGATATTACATTTTACTCCACATGCGAACACCACCTGCTGCCATTTTACGGAAAAGTACATATCGGATATATCCCGGATGGAAAAGTCGTAGGACTGAGCAAGCTTGCAAGAACAGTAGAAGTATTTGCAAGAAGACTGCAGCTTCAGGAGCAGTTGACGGGACAGATTGCCGATGCGCTGATGGAGCATATGCAGGCAAAAGGCGCAATCGTGATGATCGAGGCGGAGCATATGTGCATGACTATGCGTGGAATCAAGAAGCCGGGAAGCCAGACAGTGACGCTGGCAAGACGTGGAGTCTTCGAGACAGACCCGGCACTGGAAGAACGATTTTTCCGCATGTTGGAGAGATAG
- the folK gene encoding 2-amino-4-hydroxy-6-hydroxymethyldihydropteridine diphosphokinase translates to MELDQIKIEGLEIFANHGVFPEENVLGQKFIVSATLYTDTRKAGKTDELTASIHYGEVSAFITEFVKSHTYKLLERVAEELVEDMLQKFDGLEKVTLEIQKPWAPVGLPLKTVSVRITRSWHTAYIALGSNMGDSRQILDDAVSAIDALPASKVEKVSGFITTPPYGVTDQPDFLNGCLRMKTLYYPKELLRELNRIEKEAGRERIIHWGPRTLDLDIIFYDDLISQEDDLCIPHVEMHKRSFVLEPLEEIAPYKRHPGNGKTVRQMLEELTDS, encoded by the coding sequence ATGGAATTAGATCAGATTAAAATTGAAGGTCTGGAAATATTCGCAAATCACGGCGTATTTCCAGAAGAAAATGTACTGGGACAGAAGTTCATCGTGTCCGCAACACTTTATACAGACACAAGAAAAGCCGGAAAGACTGATGAGCTGACGGCATCGATCCATTACGGAGAAGTCAGTGCATTTATTACAGAATTTGTAAAATCACATACATACAAATTACTGGAGCGCGTGGCCGAAGAACTGGTAGAAGATATGCTTCAGAAGTTTGACGGGCTTGAAAAAGTAACACTGGAGATCCAGAAACCATGGGCACCGGTAGGACTTCCGCTTAAAACTGTCAGCGTCAGAATCACAAGAAGCTGGCACACGGCTTACATTGCCCTCGGATCTAATATGGGAGACAGCAGACAAATCCTGGACGATGCAGTGTCAGCAATTGACGCGCTTCCTGCAAGCAAAGTGGAAAAAGTCTCCGGATTTATTACAACCCCACCGTACGGTGTGACAGACCAGCCGGATTTTCTGAATGGCTGTCTGAGAATGAAAACTCTTTATTATCCGAAGGAACTCCTTAGAGAACTGAACCGGATCGAAAAGGAAGCCGGAAGAGAGCGGATCATTCACTGGGGACCAAGAACGCTGGATCTGGATATCATTTTTTATGATGATCTGATCAGTCAGGAGGATGACTTATGCATTCCCCATGTTGAAATGCATAAACGTTCTTTTGTACTGGAGCCTTTGGAGGAAATCGCACCATACAAACGGCACCCGGGAAATGGAAAGACAGTACGACAGATGCTGGAAGAGCTTACCGATTCATAA